From Micromonospora sp. NBC_01699, a single genomic window includes:
- a CDS encoding non-ribosomal peptide synthetase, producing MTPLSAAQRALWERTAPDRHASDLTMPVVLRLIGELDPDVLAARLGRLIDRHEALRVRIVDDGESAQIVTDGWTVPVQDRPPGEGVEATIARVLREETARTFDLTAGPLFAPRIVRLAPDDHVLVLTAHQLAADTGSVRIIGDELSTDPVAPPTSFLDTVAARRRWLAGDGATARRRYWRDTLSSAPHLLELPLDRPRPAVAGGATSQVVYRFFGRAELSQLAQSCAADLFAVLSAGVQSLLARLSGMDDFVLGTLPATSEVVGRLAEPLPLRCDLSDNPTVAEAVARAHRVHRDAVAQADLPFAEIVELTGAGSGGGHHPLLQSLVTLQEPVAAAFALPGVAVQRLHTDPPRSAFDLTFDFTVQDTAIELCLGYSSALWDSTTVQRLARYLSTLLEGMAADPDRPLGAVPMVAPGQNCVLGTVRVDGDDPTLLHELVLAQSVATPEAVAVQFGDRSVSYRQLVTWADLLSRRLTEVGVGPESRVGVCLDRSVELVVALLGVLMAGGAYVPLDPLYPVERLAFMAGDAALAAVLTTEELRPLVAGTGTPALEVTTPETPPTASLPTARAGISADNVAYVIYTSGSTGLPKGVAVTHRNLVNHMHWIVGRFGIRPDERVLQRTSFSFDGSVWEFWMPLTTGGTLVVLEPDRHADIGYLVEHMERHRVSTAQLAPHLLSLFLDQDLESRIPTLRNIFTGGEQLAADVPPRAAAFGPRLHNLYGPTEVTMNAAAWTTRREEMPPVPIGVPVDNAFLCVVDRHGALVPTGAVGELFVGGAGVSRGYLGRPGLTASRFVADPFSGLPGRRLYRTGDRVRRRSTGELEFLGRVDDQVKVRGFRVELGEVESTVRASPDVAEAVVVAVGEGEAARLVAYVVPAR from the coding sequence GTGACGCCGCTTTCCGCCGCACAGCGGGCGCTGTGGGAACGGACGGCGCCGGACCGGCACGCCTCGGACCTGACGATGCCGGTGGTGCTCCGACTCATCGGCGAACTGGACCCGGACGTTCTCGCCGCCCGGCTCGGTCGGCTGATCGACCGGCACGAGGCACTGCGGGTACGCATCGTCGACGACGGTGAGTCGGCGCAGATCGTCACCGACGGGTGGACCGTACCGGTGCAGGACCGACCGCCCGGAGAGGGAGTCGAGGCGACGATCGCCCGGGTGCTGCGGGAGGAGACCGCCCGTACCTTCGACCTGACCGCCGGCCCACTGTTCGCGCCCCGGATCGTCCGGCTGGCGCCCGACGACCACGTCCTGGTCCTGACGGCGCACCAACTGGCGGCCGACACCGGCTCGGTGCGAATCATTGGCGACGAACTGAGCACGGACCCGGTCGCCCCGCCGACCTCGTTCCTCGATACGGTGGCGGCCCGCCGGCGGTGGCTGGCCGGCGACGGCGCGACTGCGCGACGCCGGTACTGGCGGGACACCCTGAGCAGTGCGCCACACCTGCTGGAGCTGCCGTTGGACCGGCCCCGCCCGGCGGTGGCCGGCGGCGCGACCTCTCAGGTGGTGTACCGGTTCTTCGGCCGGGCCGAGCTGAGCCAACTGGCACAGTCCTGCGCCGCCGACCTGTTCGCCGTGCTCAGCGCCGGCGTACAGAGCCTGCTCGCGCGACTGTCCGGCATGGACGACTTCGTGCTCGGCACGCTCCCCGCAACCTCCGAGGTCGTCGGACGGCTCGCGGAGCCGCTGCCGCTGCGCTGCGACCTGTCGGACAACCCGACGGTCGCCGAGGCCGTCGCCCGCGCCCACCGGGTGCATCGGGACGCGGTCGCGCAGGCCGATCTCCCGTTCGCCGAGATCGTCGAGCTGACCGGGGCCGGGTCCGGTGGCGGCCACCACCCGTTGTTGCAGTCGCTGGTGACGCTACAGGAGCCGGTCGCGGCGGCGTTCGCCCTGCCGGGGGTCGCGGTGCAGCGGCTGCACACCGATCCGCCGCGCTCGGCGTTCGACCTCACGTTCGACTTCACGGTGCAGGACACGGCGATCGAACTCTGTCTCGGCTACTCGTCCGCCCTCTGGGACAGCACCACCGTACAGCGGCTGGCCCGCTACCTGTCGACGCTGCTGGAGGGCATGGCCGCCGACCCGGACCGGCCGCTGGGCGCGGTGCCGATGGTGGCACCGGGCCAGAACTGCGTGCTGGGCACCGTCCGGGTGGACGGAGACGACCCCACCCTGCTGCACGAACTGGTGCTGGCGCAGTCCGTCGCGACGCCGGAGGCGGTGGCCGTCCAGTTCGGCGACCGGTCCGTCTCGTACCGGCAGTTGGTCACCTGGGCGGATCTGCTGTCCCGGCGGCTCACCGAGGTCGGCGTCGGACCGGAGTCCCGGGTCGGTGTCTGTCTGGACCGATCGGTGGAGCTGGTGGTGGCGCTGCTCGGCGTGCTGATGGCCGGCGGAGCGTACGTGCCGTTGGACCCGCTGTACCCGGTGGAACGGCTGGCCTTCATGGCCGGGGACGCCGCGCTGGCCGCGGTCCTGACCACCGAGGAACTACGACCGCTGGTGGCCGGAACCGGCACACCGGCCCTTGAGGTGACCACCCCGGAGACGCCACCTACGGCATCGCTGCCAACGGCGCGGGCGGGGATCTCGGCGGACAACGTCGCCTACGTCATCTACACCTCCGGCTCCACCGGCCTACCCAAGGGCGTCGCGGTGACGCACCGCAACCTGGTCAACCACATGCACTGGATCGTCGGCCGATTCGGTATCCGACCCGACGAGCGGGTGCTGCAACGTACGTCGTTCAGCTTCGACGGCTCGGTCTGGGAGTTCTGGATGCCCCTGACAACGGGCGGCACCCTGGTGGTCCTCGAACCGGACCGGCATGCGGACATCGGTTACCTGGTCGAGCACATGGAACGGCACCGGGTCAGCACGGCGCAGCTCGCACCGCACCTGCTGTCGCTCTTCCTGGACCAGGACCTCGAATCCCGGATACCGACGCTGCGGAACATCTTCACCGGCGGCGAGCAGCTGGCCGCCGACGTGCCGCCCCGGGCCGCCGCGTTCGGGCCCCGGCTGCACAACCTGTACGGCCCGACCGAGGTCACCATGAACGCAGCCGCCTGGACGACCCGGCGCGAGGAGATGCCGCCGGTGCCGATCGGCGTACCGGTCGACAACGCGTTCCTCTGCGTGGTGGACCGCCACGGAGCGCTGGTACCGACCGGGGCCGTCGGCGAACTGTTCGTCGGCGGTGCCGGCGTCTCGCGCGGCTATCTGGGCCGGCCGGGCCTGACCGCGTCCCGGTTCGTCGCGGACCCGTTCTCGGGTCTGCCCGGTCGGCGGCTCTACCGCACCGGTGACCGGGTGCGGCGGCGCTCCACCGGCGAGTTGGAGTTCCTCGGCCGAGTGGACGACCAGGTGAAGGTCCGGGGTTTCCGGGTCGAGTTGGGCGAGGTCGAGTCCACCGTACGGGCCAGCCCGGACGTGGCCGAGGCCGTCGTGGTCGCCGTCGGCGAAGGGGAGGCCGCCCGGCTGGTGGCGTACGTCGTACCTGCCCGGTAA